The DNA window CCCTCACCTCGTAGGTGAAGACTGAGCCGCCTGGGCACACGTGGGCGGCTATCCATATTGTGAGGAAGCCGCTGCCGGCCCCGGCCTCAAGCACTCTCATGCCCGGCGTGAGGCCGGCGAGGGAGGTCATGTAACCAGCGTCCTTCGGGTAGACCACCTGGCTCCTTCTGGGGTAGACGTGCATCATCATGTCGTAGAGGGTCGGCCTTAGCACGTAGGCCGCTCCCCTCTCAAGCTCAAGCCTTGAGCCCCAGGCAGCGCCCACGAGCTGGGAACCCCTGACAGCCCCGGCGAAGGTTGAGTACGAGGCCTTCCCCCTGGCCCTGAAGACGTAGGTCTTCCTCCTCTCCCTGCCCTCAACGAGCAGTAGCACCCAGTCGCCCTCGCCCACAGCGGACAAGCCGCATCCTTCAGCTCAGGGGACCGCCAGCTTATAGGGAGCTCGCTGACGCGTGCAGGTGACGCCTAAGAAAAAGGAAAGAAAAGGGGTTTAGGAGGAGCGCTCACTCCTCGGGCAACTTTATAACTACGGGCTCCTCCTCGAGCTTCTTCAGGTCAACGCCCGGCAGCAGGGTCGCCTCAGGCGGCAGCTGTATCCTCTCACCCTTCTCAGGCGGCGGCCCCACGACCTTGCTTACTCTCCTCTTGTAAAGGCCCAACCTATACCTGAACAGCTTGCTCCTTAGCGCCTGTATCGCCCCAGCTGGGTCGACGGCCTTCGGGCAGACGGCGCTGCAGGAGGCGGCGAAGTGACACCTGTGGCAGCCGTGCTCCGTGTCAACTATCAGGAACCTCTCGCCCCAGCCCTCGTCCCTTACGTCATTTACGAACCTGAGGGCGTACATGAGCGCCTGAGGCCCAAGGAACTGGGGGTCAGCCGCCACAACTGGGCAGGCGGCGTAGCAGAGGCCGCAGTAGATGCAGTTAGTGTACTGATATGTCTGAAGGTACTCGTCCGGGTACATGTCGTACTGTCCCTTGGGGCTCTCCTGCTCCTCCTTGTCCTTCCTTATGAGGTACGGCTTGACGCTCCTGTGCTTGTTGAAGAAGTCCATGAAGTCAGTCATCAGGTCCCTTATCACTGGGAAGTTGTAAAGCGGCTCAACCGTCATAACTGGGTTGGCCTCGCTGACCACCTCTGTCAGCTGCGTCTGGCACGCAAGCCTCGGGGTCCCATTGATTGTCATGCCGCAGCTGCCGCATATGCCCTGCCTGCAGCTGTACCTCAGCACCAGCGTGTGGTCCTGCTCCTCCTTTATCTTGAGCAGCGCGTCGAGAACAGTCATGCCCCTATGGGCTTCTATCTTGTACTCCTGCCACCACATCCTCTTGGCCTCAGGGTCGTACCTCCTTACCCTCACGATGACCTGTTTGGGTGGAACCCTCCTCGCGGCCTCTACGTCCATCGCCATGTGCTATCACCTCATGGGAGAGGCGGAAGCTTGACCACCGTGACGGTGGCTATGGCGGCGAACACTAAGAAGACTATCCAGAACAGCACGTTGATGGTCGTCTCGTAGAGCTTTCCCTGGTGAAGCTCAAGCAGCATCCCCTTTACCCCGTTGAGGCCGTGGAACAGGGCCACGTAGGCCAGCAGAAGCAGGGCCCAGCCGTAGGAGACGTAGTCATGGTAGACCCAGGAGGAAGTGAGCGTCTGGTCCATGGTGGACGCGCCCCATATCCATGGGACCCTCTGGAGCAGGTGGAAGCCGAGCAGCCCAATCATGAGTATAGCAGTTATGTACTGCCAGAGCTGAATACTTGAGGCCCTACCAGCCATCCCCCATCACCTCACGAGAATATTATCACCCCAGCTATGAGCCACAGTACTATCCAGACGACAAAAACTGCGTAAAGCCACTGGCGCTGGGCCGCCCTGAATGTACCAGGCACATAAGGCGGCCTCGGGTCGCCAGGCCTCCCAACCCCTACCCCGAAGAACTCAGCCAGGAGCAGCCTGACCCCGTTGGGGGCGTGGAAGAGCACGGCGCCGGCCACTATGAACTCGCCTATCCTGAACGCCAGGCCCGACTCTATCGCCATTATGTGGTTCCACAGCGCCCAGCCCGAGAGCCCGCTATACGGGAAGTACTGGGACCAGACGGGCGAGTCAGTCTCAATTATGTGGGCCAGCAGGAAGGCCAGTATTATGAAGCCCGTCACCCTGTGGAGCACGAAGGCGACCCTCTCGGGGTTGTCCCTGGTCCTGACCGTCCAGGGGTTTAGGCTTGACCTCCAGAAGCCAGGCCTGTTAGGTAGCTCCTCCGGGTCCCTCCTGCCCTCTGCCAAGGTCATCACCTCAGTACTTCCTCTCCACAGGCTTCCAGGTAGTGAGCGTCACGGGCTGGTATGTAAACGAGACGCCGAGGTTCGTACTTACGTCCTTTACCGCAATTGTGTGCTTGAGCCAGTTCACATCGTCCCTCTTGGGGTAGTCGGTCCTGTAGTGGGCGCCCCTGCTCTCGGTCCTGTTGAGGGCTGCCGCCGCGACGATCACGGCGTCCTGGAGCATGTTGTACGTCTCCAGGGCGGCCACCAGGTCCGTGTTGTAAATGGTGTCCTTGTCCTCGATGTAAACCGACGTCAGGAAGGAGTCCCTGAGCTTGAGGAGCTCTGAGAGGCCCTCGCTCATGTTGGTGTTGTCCCTGAAGACGTAGAAGTCCTTCATCATTATGTCGTGCATCTGTTTCTTCACCTGGTACGAGGGGGTGCCGCTCTCCCTCTTCAGGAGCCCCCAGACGAAGTCCTCCTCCTTCTTGGCCACATCAGGCTCCGGGCTTGAGGGCTCGCCTGCCTTGAGGGCGTACTCGCCGGCCAGCATCCCAGTTATCCTTCCGCTCACGAGGCACTCCGCCGTGGCGTTCCCCCCGAGCCTGTTGGCCCCGTGCACCGAGGCCGCGGCCGCCTCGCCTGCGGCGAAGAGGCCCTTGACCCACTTGCCGTCTGGCGTCATAACGCGATAGTATATGTCCGTTGCTATGCCCCCCATGTGGTAGTGCGCTGCCGGGAACACGGGCAGAGGCTCCTCGACGGGGTCTATGCCGACGTACCTTATCCCTATCTCCCTAATGTTCGGCAGCTTCTCGTTGATCTTCTCCTCGCCCAGGTGGGTCATGTCAAGCTGGACGTACGGCATGCCCGAGGCCTCATCTATGAACGCCCTGCCCTGCAGGTACTCCGTGTATATCGCCCTGGAGACCACATCCCTTGGGGCCAGGTCGAGGAACTTCGGCGCGTACCTCGTCATGAACCTCTCCCCGTTCTTGTTCTTAAGTATGGCGCCCTCCCCCCTGGCGCCCTCGGTTATCAGGATGCCGTTGGGCACCAGGCCGGTTGGGTGGAACTGGACCATCTCCGGGTCCTTTATCGCGAGGCCGGCCCTGTAGGCCGCTGCCATCCCGTCGCCTGTCACCGTGTGGGCGTAGGTCGTGAACGGGTAGAGCCTGCCCAGGCCTCCCATTGCTATTATGGCTGCCTTGCTCCTGAACATGTACAGCTTGCCGTCCTTGAGGTTTATGGCGAAGAGGCCCTTGTAGGCGTTGTTCTCAATTATGAAGTCCGTGACGAACCACTCGTCATACCTCTCCCAGCCGTCGTACTGGAGCAGCTTGTTGTAAAGGGTCCTCATAGCTGCGTGCCCGAGCCTGTCGGCAGCCATGGTAGTTCTTGGGAAGCTGTGGCCCCCGAAGGGCCTCTGCATTATCCTTCCGTCAGGCCTGCGGCTCCACGGCATGCCCCAGTGGTCCAGAAGCAGTATCTCCTCAGGCATGATCTTAACGAAGTTCCAGACCACGTCCTGGTCAGCAAGGAAGTCAGACCCCTTTATCGTGTCCCAGGCGTGCAGGGTGAAGCTGTCGCCCTCCTGAGGGTAGAGGGCCGCCGCCGTGCCGCCCTCGGCGGCCACGCTGTGGCTCCTCATGAGCTGTACTTTGCTTACCATGCCCACGTTGAGCTTGTCGCCGTACCTCCTCTTTATCTCAACGGCGGCCCTAAGACCCGCTATGCCCGACCCTACGATTACGATGTCATGATAAATGGTCTCCACGGGCATTCAGGGCTTCGCCTCTTGTTAACTTACACAGGGGAGAAGGCACAGGAGGTTTAAAAGCAAGAAGTAATTGTTTACACATATACATCTTAAGGTAACAGCTAATGACTACTTGGCCCTCAACTTCAAGCTCTCAACGTAGGACGAGTGGTCCAGGAACTTGGACTTGTCGAGAATCCCCTTGACCTCTATCACCGCTATCCAGCCGCCGTCATATGGCTCCTTGTTTATAAGCTCAGGCCTGTCCAGGAGCTGCTCGTTGACATCCTTAACGGTGCCCGTGACGGGCGAGTAGACCTCCGCCGTCGCCTTAACGGACTCCAGGACAGCGAGGTCCATGCCCTCCTTGACCTCCTGGCCCACCTTGGGCAGGTCAACGCCGACTATGTCCTTGAGCTGCCTCTGGGCGTAGTCAGTTATCCCGACCCTTATGGAGCTGCCCTCTACCTTAATCCACTCGTCGCTCTGCGTGTAGAGCAGGGAGTCGTCAACTAGGAAGGTCACCTTCCCGAGGCTCATCATGTACCTTGCCAAGCCAGACGCCCCGAGCTTTGCCTGAGGTGGATAATTTATATATGTTCAAAGGGCCGCTCTCATCATCTATCAGCACATCGCAGCAGGGTTACACGAAGGTCTTGGCAGGGTCGGCCGACCAAGCTTAATGTTAACATCTTGAGCCTCGAAAACATTATTAATGCTTTAAACCTTGGGCCGCTGAGCCTCCTTCGGCGTAGGGCTGTGGAGTCCATAGACGAGGCGATGAGGCTCGGAGCCTCCTTCGCTGACCTAAGGTACTTCAGGGCTAGAACCATGGCGGTCAGCAGCACGGAGTCCAGGGAGGTCGTAAACAACTACGGCGTGAGCGAGGGCCATGCCCTGAGGGTCCTCGTCAACGGCTCCTGGGGCTACTACACCACCTCTGAGAGCTCGGTAGGCGCAGGGGCGGCGCGCGAGGCCTTCAAGTCGGCCTCCGGCCAGGGGAACGTCAGGGTCTACGAGCTCAGACCGCTGAGGGACAGGGTTGAGGTCAAGGTGAGGAGACCCCTGGCCGAGGACCCCGCTGAAGTGATGAGGGAGCTCAGGAGGATAAGGGAGCAGGTGAGGGCCCAGGAGCCCAGGGTTAAGTCAATAACCGTCAACTACTCCCAGGTGGAGTACGACAAGGGCTACTGGAGCAGCGACGGCAGGGACCTGGAGCTAAGGTACTCGATATCGAGGGTTTCGCTTACGGCGGTCGCCAGGGAGGGCGACGTCGTGGCCTCAGCCTACGCCTCAAAGTCCACCTACCTCGGCTACGCCCTTGAGGTGTTTGATGTAAATGAGCTCATAGACCTGCTGCTGAGGAGGCTGAGGTCCCAGCTCAAGGGGGTGACGGTGAGGCCGGGCCAGTACCAGGTGGTGCTGAGCCCTGACGTCTCTGGCGTCTTCGCCCACGAGGCCCTGGGCCACCTGGCGGAGGCGGACATAGCGGTTGACGGCATACTCGGGAAGCTGAGGGGCAGGAGGGTGGCGGCTGACTTCGTCAACGTCTCTGACTCGCCCCAGCTTGACGACCCGATGGCCATAGGCATAACCCCGTACGACGACGAGGGCGTGAGGGGAAGGGAGGTCAAGATAATAGAGGGAGGCGTCATGAGGGAGCTCATGAACGACAGGTCCTACGCCGCCTCCCTGGGCGAGGAGCCCACGGGCAACGGGAGGGCGGAGGACTTCAGGAGCAGCGTCGTGGTGAGGATGAGGAACACCTACTTCAAGCCCGGCGACATGAGTCTCGAGGAGCTGCTGGAGGGCGTGAAGGACGGCTTCCTGATGGAGTCTGTGATGGGAGGACAGACGAGCAATGACGGCACGTTCCAGTTCGGCATACAGGAGGGCTACCGCGTTGTTAACGGGGAGGTGAGGGAGCCCATAAGGGGCGCCGGCATAGCGGGCTACACCATAGAGACCATAGGCAACATAGACGGGGTCAGCAGGGACTTCAAGGTGTGGCCCGGTGTGTGCGGCAAGGCAGGGCAGAGTGTCTTCGTGGGCACTGGCGGGCCCTACGTCAGGGTCTCTAAGATGAAGGTGGGATGAGATGGAGGCTATCTCAAGGCTCCTGGGCGAGGCCTCAGCCTCAGGGGCGCAGGCAGAGGTGATCTACGTCAGGTCGCGCTCAGTGGAGCTCTCCTGGGAGAAGATGAAGCAGTACGGCATGACTTACGTCGAGGAGGGCTGCGGCCTCAGGGTCGTCAAAGATGGCAGGGTTGGCTTCGCTTACTCTAACAGGTGCAGCGGGGACCTAGTCAAGATGGCCCTCTCGGCCGCCAAGGCCTCGGAGCCGGACAGCGCCAACTCCCTGCCCGCCCCCGAGCCCGTGCAGCCCATCGAGGGCTCCTACGACAGCTCCCTCGAGGAGCCCTGGGAGGCCCTGAGGGGCTTCATGGAGGCGGTGCTCTCCTACAGGGGAGGGCACCTTAACATAATCTCTGCAAGGGCATGGGGAGGCACCGCCCTGGTCAGCGTGGCGAGCACGGAGGGCGTCGACGTCAGCTCCAGCGCCTCCTTCGTCGGCGCCGCGGCCACGGGCAACTACATGGGGGAGAGCTACGTCGGGCCTGAGATATACGAGTACGGCGACTCAAGGGCGGCCAGGGGCGTCAAAGTTGACGACTTCATGAGGGAGCTCTCGAGGAAGGCGGAGCTGACAGGCAAGAGGGAGCAGCTGAAGAGGACTGACAGGCCGGTGGCGCTCACCCCTAAGGCCATCAACGAGCTCCTCTTCCCCCTGCTAAACCACGCCGTAAGCCTTGAGAGCGTCTACAGGTCAAGGTCCCCGCTCAAGCCAGGGGACTTCGTGGGCAACAGGGTCACAGTAATTGATAACCCGAGGCTGCCGGAGGGCGCCTGGTCCAGGCCCTTCGACGGCGAGGGCCTGCCGACTAGGGAGGTCGCAGTGATTGACGCAGGCACCTTCAGGACGCCGCTCTCAAACACCTTCTGGGCCAACAAGGCTGGCGGGGTCAACACCCACTCCTCCTGGAGGACCTTCATGACGCTCCCAGCAATATCAGCTACCTACCTAGTGATTGACGCTCAGGGCGCCGGCGACCTGGGGGACGCGGTCTTTGTTGATCAGGTCCAGGGGGTTCACACGAGCAACTTCGACACAGGCGAGTTCGCTGTAAACGCGGCGATAGCCTGGGACGGCGACGGGGGGCTGAGGGAGTTCGTGCTCTCAGGCGACCTAAAGCAGCTTCTTGGGGGTCTAGTGGGCCTGGCCCCAGACAGGAGGAGGTACGGGAGGGTGGTCAGCGGCACGGCCCTAGTGCAGGGCCTCCGCATCTCCTCATGAGCGTCTCAGCTTTTATTTCCCGGCGGACATCAGCAGGCACGAGCAGCCTTGGGCGCCTCAAGGGCCTTCGCAATAGTAGTGCTCGTAATATTCCTGGTCGCCATCTTCTCAGCGCTAGCCTACGTCGTACCGCTGCCCCGCAGGGGCCAGCTAACTACGTCAACGCGTGCAGCCTCAAGCACCAGGACGGCCAGGGTAACCAGAACTACATCAACGACAGCCACTGAGACCACAACTAGCCCGCCTGCCCCGCAGGGCAGCGCCCTCGCCATAGTTGAGGTGATCCCAAGGAACACGAGCGGGGTCCTTAACGTCACCGCCCTGGTTTTCTATGACGGCTTCAACTCAACCAACCTCACCTACGCCGCGCTTAGGTGGCCCAACGGCACGGTGGCCTGCAGCAGGGAGCTGAACATAACCGTGAAGTACTACTCTGACACCAGGGTATGGGTGAGCTGCGAGGGCGTGCCCTTCAGGCCGGGTGAACAGATCTACATAACAGTGATGGGTTCAGCTAACGAGACCGCGTCCTACGAGATTACCGTTCCCTGAGGTGTAGCACTTGCTCTCCATAAAGGCCTACGAGGCCCTCGCTTTGCTGGCCTTCTCTGCTGCACTGCTGATCTCAAGGAGGCTGAGGCACGACGTAGTGGGCGTCATAACTGCCCTGGCCCTTGTGGCCCTCGGGCTGGTTAGTCCATTACAGGCGCTCTCTAACCTGTCCTCAGTGGCCGTGGTGGTCCTCGCCTCAGCCATGATAATAGCTGGCGTCGTGGCCGACTCAGGAGTCCTTGACGTCCTGGGCGACAGAATAGCCTCGAGGGTCACGAGCGGCCTCCTGGTAATAGTAATCGTACTGTTGATATCACTGTTCAGCTCCGGCTTCGTGAGCGACGTGGCCCTGACGTTCATGTTCATGCCCCTGATATACAGCGTGGCGTCACGTGTGAGGAGGCCCGCCTCTAGGTACCTGATGCTGCTCTCATATGCAGCCATACTCGGCGGGAGGTACACTATAATTGGCACCTCGTCAAACATAGTGCTTGAGGGCCTCTGGACCCAGAGGTTTGGGAGGCCCCTTGGCATATTCTCGACGCTCCCGGTTGGCCTCGCTGCCGCCCTGGCCGGCCTTGGGGTTGCCATAGCCTTAGTGCCCCTCCTGGTCAGGGGGAGCGCCAAGGGGACTGCAAGCCTTGAGATGGTTGGGAAGCATGAGATACTGATAGAGGCTGACGTTGAGGAGGGGAGCGAAGTGGTCGGCCTAAACATAAGGCAGGCTGAGGAGAAGCTGGGGGCCAGGATAAGGCTGCTGAGGGGGGCGCTGTCGATATACTCGAGACGCACAATAAGGGCAGGGGACAAGCTCATACTTTCAGTTGAGAGGGACAGGCTGCCGGTCATAATGAGCGTCAAGGGCCTCAGGACAGGGCTTGGCCAGGGCCCCTTCTACGAGCTCCTGGTCACGGGGAGCTCCGCAGTTGTTGGAAACACTATATATGAGGTTAACATGAGGCTCAGGGACGTTAAGGTTGTTGGCGTTGCCACCAGGAACAGCCTCGGGAGCATAAGGAGCTACGCCCTGGCCCCGGGCGACATAGTCCTTGTAGAGGGCGATGAGAAGGCCGTGGCGCAGGCGGCCGACGCCTACAGGCTCACGCCGCTGACCACGACGCCCGTCAAGTCGCTTAACGTCAGGGCCGCGGCCTCAGGCCTCCTGGGACTCTCCGTGGCCCTAGCTGCCTCAGCTGCCGGACTCAACATGGCGCTGAGCTTCCTTGCCGGGGCGCTGCTTGCAGTCATCCCGCAGCCAGGGTCGCTGAGGAAGGTCTACTCCTACGTGGACTGGTCGGCAATAGTCTTCATCGGCACCTACCTCTCGATGGGGGAGGCGCTGATAAGCTCAGGGCTTGGGAGCGCCATGAGCTTCATGGCCTCCTCCCCGCTCCTGCTCATGCTGGCCGGCGTTGTCCTTGCAAACCTGGTGGGCAACGTGGCGTCGGCGATAATACTTGGACCCCTGGCCATCAGCTCGCCCCACCCCCTCACAGCAGTGATTGCCCTCTCCATGGCCGTGTCATCAACTTTCATAACGCCGTTCTCCCACCCGGCCAACCTGGTTGTCTACTCAGCTGGGGGCTACACCCCCAGTGACTTCGCCAAGGCCGGCGTGCCCGTGGCTCTGACAGTAATTGTGGTCACGGCCCTGATGCTTCACCTGTTCTAGGTGCTCAGGCAGCTCGTGCTGCGGTCATCGCGGCCCCGCGCTCTCCAGAGGTGCATCCTCCTCATCGCAGTTTTAGCATTCTTTGGGCGGCCTAATAAGCTTCAGCTCACCTCAGGCCCCCTGAGGTACCAGGCTATCGACGCCGTTGCCCCCACGGCCCAGAGGACCACGTTATATATCATGTACTGGAGCTGTGTGAAGTTCGCCAGGTAGAACACTGAGGCGGCGTAGAGCGCGTAAGGCACTACCCTGACTATTGCTATTGCCGTGCCCCTGTAGCCGACAGGGAATGCGAGGGGCTCGAGTATGACCCTCGCCGCCCACGCCATCTCCCCGAAGACCCCGTTGACCAGGAGGAGGTAGGTGAAGAGCATGAAGCTGTGAGCGACGTAGCCGAGGACCGCGGCTGCGACAGCCATGGAGGCCAGGCCGCCAACGTAGCTCACAGCCGTCAGCGCCCTGCTCCCGGCCGGCCTTAGGACTGCCAGAGCGAGCGGGCCCCCCACGAGCTCGCCGACGTTGTAAATCACCAGCAACAGGCCTGTGCTCCTGGGGAAGAGGTAGGGGCCTATGGTGAGGGCAAGGAAGGCGTAGGTGAGCGCAGTGGCTATGACGAGGGAGGTGAGCACGGCGACCCTGAAGGCCAGCCCAGGCCCCTCGCCCGGCCCCGCCACCCTGCCCCTGGCCTCCTCTGGCAGGGACTCCCACTCAGGCGACTCGGGCAGCAGGAACCTGGTGACCAGGAGCACAGCAATGGCAGCCCCGAGGGTTACGGCGAGCGAGTATATGGCGGCGCTGACAGGTATTGCGTTGCTCTGGTAGAGCATCATTATGAGGCCGTCTATGAGGACCCCAAGGTTGGATATGTCAGTTATAAGTATCAGCGCCGCCGTCCTTTGGCCCCTCCCGAAGACCTCGGCGAGGTAGGCCAGCACAGCCGGCATTTCGCCGCCGAGGCCGACCTGAGCCACGGCGAGGCTCGCTATGAGGGCCGCCAGGGGCCATCTGTACTCAAGGGCCAGGAGGGCCGCGAGGGAGCCAAGGCCGTAGAGGGCGAGGGTCACTATGAATGAGGGCTTCCTGCCAATGACGTCAGCTAGCCTGCCCACAGTCAAGTTGCCTATCAGCGTGCCCACCGGTATCATGAGGAACATGAGCGTGTCGGCCCACTGCGGCGCCGAGGACCATATTGCCACCACGGGAACCATGCCGAGGACCAGGCCGTAGGCAACCATGGAGACGCTCATGGAGGCAGCTATCAGGGCCCTGCCGGCCTTCAAGGGGGTGCGCCTGGAGGGCCTGGGCGCCTGAGGGAAAAGAGGCCTGCTGAACGTTCAGTACTGTGAGGTCCTAGGCCATGAAGTGACAGACATGGGCCTCCTCAGCCTCCTCGCTATTAGGTAGGCGGCGATGGACGCCACCAGCGAGGCCAGGAAGACGTACATGTAGGTTATGTACGCCACTGAGAAGTAGAAGGTTATACCGAGCAGGGCTATGCCAACCGCTATCACGGCCTTGCCAACAGGGCCGATGACCTTCACTGCTGAGGCTGCCACAAGCGCTAGGCTGAACACGTAGAACAGCGTGTCGGCGGCATATGCTATCTCCATAGCATTATAGGTGAGGGCGACGCCCCTGTAGCCCATGGCGGCCGCTATAGCGTATGACATTATTGTTGAGAGCACCGCGAGGGCGCTGCTTGTAAAGAGCGCGACGTCGGGCGACCTAAACTTCAAGTGGACGGAGCTGAGTGGGCGGGGCATGAGGCCGTCCCTCGACATGCCGTATAGCATCCTGGCAGTGGCGTTGAGCGTCGCCAGGTAGCAGCTGAGGACGCTTATGAGTACGCTGATAGCAAAGACTACCTCCCCCGGGTAGCCCAGGTACGCCCTTATGAGCGCGTATACAGGGTTAAGGCCCGCCCCTTCGGCCGCGCTGATGAAGCTGCTTATGCTTCCCTGGCTCACGCCTATGTCCACCAGGACGGAGTACATGACTATGACGTAGAGGAGCCCCATGAGGAGGGTTGCCGAGAGCGTCGCCCAGGGCACGGACCTCCTCGGGTCCCTGGCCTCCTCTGATATCATGGTGCTGACCTCAAAGCCCATGAAGTACGTTATCCCGAATACGAGCCCAGCGCTTATGGCCTTCAGCACGGCCGGGAGGCTAGACTGGAAGGTCGCCTGGGGCGTGAAGGGGTAGAGGCTGAGGCTCGACAGGTGGGTCGCTACGCTGAGGGCTGAGAAGGCCAATAGCACGGCGACCTCGATTGAGGTCAGGGCCACCTCCGTCCTCACGCTCGGCCTTATGCCAAGGTAGGCTATAGCAAGGTCTAGGACGATTGGGGCAGAGACCAGTATAAGGGGGCTCACCTTGACGCCCGTAATCGCATATATGCTCTCGTAGCCCAGGTAGCCGAAGGCTATAGCCACTGAGCCTACGCCAAGCACGCTGTAAAATATAGTGTAGACGAAGCCGTTGACGAAGCCCGCGCCCTCGCCGAAGCCCTCCTTGACGTAGTCGTAAAAGCTGGCGGCGTTCACATATCTTTTGGACAGGACGTATATGGCGTACACCACGGGCAGCACGCCGAGGAGTGTTATAAGCATGGCAAGCGGTGCGGCCCCCAGGCTGCTGCCTATTATGAAGGCGGCCCCGCCCGCAACGCTGTAGGCCGGAGCCTGGCCCGCGAGGGAGTTGTAGAAGGCCTCCAGAGGGCTCACGGCCGAGCTCCTAAGAGAGCGTTGCTTCAGCTCAACAGCAACGTCCGTCGCCTCGCCCCTCAAGGCGCTCACAGACCTAGCCTGACCTAAGGAGGAAAAGGGCTCTGCTGAACGTTCAGTATCTGAAGCCCTCTAGGGCAGCCCTTGAGGCTTCCTCGGGGCTCACGTTAAGGCCCAGGTCCCTGAGGGCCGAGCCCAGGGCCAGGAAGGCCCTGGCCAGCCTCTCAGCCGAGGCCTGGACCCCCATGTGGCCCACCCTTATCAGCTTGCCCTGGAGGGGCCCCCAGCTGCCGGCTATCATTGTGTTATACTTCCTCCATGCCAGCTCCCTCACCCTCGCCTCGTCAACCCCCCTGGGCAGCTCCATGGCCGTCACCGTCGGGGAGCTGTGCTCCACAATGTCAGGGTAGTGGGCGAGGCCTAGGGCTTCAACGGCCCTCCAGGCCGCTGACCTGGCGGCCAGGTGCCTCCTGTAGGCGCTCTCAAGGCCCTCGGCCAGCACTACGTCTATAGCCCTTGAGACGGCGTAGAGCAGGGGCTCGCTGACAGTGTAAGGGAACAGACCTTTCTCGTCAAGCCATGACTCCCACTGGAGGAGGCTCATGTAGTAGCCCTGGTAGTTTACCTTCCTGGCCCTCTCCATGGCCGCCTCGCTGACGCTCATCAGCGTGACCCCGGCTGGGGCGTTGAGGGCCTTCTGGCTGCCCCCTATGGCTATGTCAACCCCCCAGCTGTCAACGCTGAGCGGCACGGCGCCCACTGTGGAGACCACGTCGGCTATCACGAGGAGGCCGTAGGACTTGGCGACCTTGGCCACGCCGGAGAGGTCATTCAGCATGGCCGATGGGGTGTCGCAGTGCACCACAGTTACAGCGACGGCGTCCCTGTTGGCCTCTATGACCCTCTCCAGCTGGCCCAGGTCAACTGCCCTCCTCCAGTCAGCGCCGAGCTTAACTGGGACGCCGCCGTAGGCCCTGACCAGGTCGGCGAAGGAGTCGCCGTAGACCCCGTTGTCAACAACTATCACCTTGTCACCCCTGCTGATCAAGTTAGCTATGGCAGCCTCGAGGCCAAGCATGGCCTCCCCTATCATCAGGTAAACCCTCGACTTGGTGGCCCCGAAGAGCCTGGCGGCCCTCGACCTCAGGTCGCTGTAGAAGCTGAGGAAGTCAGGGTCTAGGTCTGAGTTCGTCTCAGGCCTGAGCATGGCACTCATGACGTCGTACGGCACCTCTGTGGGCCCGGGGGTCATTATAAGCCTGTCCGGGAAGCTCAAGGCAGGTCAAGGGCCTTAAGGGCTTGCGGGGAAAAACGCTTTGCTGAGCGTTCTCTACCTAAATGCTGGCCTGCGGCTATTAGCTTGGACGCGAGGGCCCCAGGGGCGCCTCTAAACGCCTAGAGGGCCCCATCGAGCCTCTACGAGTGAAGGCCTTAGCGGTAAGCTTTTGAGTCCTGGCTTCGATTTAAACGAGGGGCTGGGGCTCAGGGCTCAGCCTGGACTGGATTCATCATGATCAGTTGCCACGCGGTACATCATTGCCCCAGCCCCTTGTAATTGTCTGTATAGAGTACTCTTACAGGACCCCAGGCCGGGAGCTACCTCCTTGACTG is part of the Acidilobus sp. 7A genome and encodes:
- a CDS encoding succinate:quinone oxidoreductase translates to MAGRASSIQLWQYITAILMIGLLGFHLLQRVPWIWGASTMDQTLTSSWVYHDYVSYGWALLLLAYVALFHGLNGVKGMLLELHQGKLYETTINVLFWIVFLVFAAIATVTVVKLPPLP
- a CDS encoding succinate dehydrogenase/fumarate reductase iron-sulfur subunit is translated as MAMDVEAARRVPPKQVIVRVRRYDPEAKRMWWQEYKIEAHRGMTVLDALLKIKEEQDHTLVLRYSCRQGICGSCGMTINGTPRLACQTQLTEVVSEANPVMTVEPLYNFPVIRDLMTDFMDFFNKHRSVKPYLIRKDKEEQESPKGQYDMYPDEYLQTYQYTNCIYCGLCYAACPVVAADPQFLGPQALMYALRFVNDVRDEGWGERFLIVDTEHGCHRCHFAASCSAVCPKAVDPAGAIQALRSKLFRYRLGLYKRRVSKVVGPPPEKGERIQLPPEATLLPGVDLKKLEEEPVVIKLPEE
- a CDS encoding tRNA (adenine-N1)-methyltransferase; its protein translation is MGEGDWVLLLVEGRERRKTYVFRARGKASYSTFAGAVRGSQLVGAAWGSRLELERGAAYVLRPTLYDMMMHVYPRRSQVVYPKDAGYMTSLAGLTPGMRVLEAGAGSGFLTIWIAAHVCPGGSVFTYEVRDDMIEIASANVKAAGLEGCVKVKKGDVKAGVEERDLDAAFLDMPDPWEALPSVGRALRPAAPVVVFVPTVNQVIKLLEAVSRLGGFAVQEVSEVVKREWEARAEALRPSVRMIGHTGMIVLLRSLTS
- a CDS encoding succinate dehydrogenase/fumarate reductase flavoprotein subunit; this translates as MPVETIYHDIVIVGSGIAGLRAAVEIKRRYGDKLNVGMVSKVQLMRSHSVAAEGGTAAALYPQEGDSFTLHAWDTIKGSDFLADQDVVWNFVKIMPEEILLLDHWGMPWSRRPDGRIMQRPFGGHSFPRTTMAADRLGHAAMRTLYNKLLQYDGWERYDEWFVTDFIIENNAYKGLFAINLKDGKLYMFRSKAAIIAMGGLGRLYPFTTYAHTVTGDGMAAAYRAGLAIKDPEMVQFHPTGLVPNGILITEGARGEGAILKNKNGERFMTRYAPKFLDLAPRDVVSRAIYTEYLQGRAFIDEASGMPYVQLDMTHLGEEKINEKLPNIREIGIRYVGIDPVEEPLPVFPAAHYHMGGIATDIYYRVMTPDGKWVKGLFAAGEAAAASVHGANRLGGNATAECLVSGRITGMLAGEYALKAGEPSSPEPDVAKKEEDFVWGLLKRESGTPSYQVKKQMHDIMMKDFYVFRDNTNMSEGLSELLKLRDSFLTSVYIEDKDTIYNTDLVAALETYNMLQDAVIVAAAALNRTESRGAHYRTDYPKRDDVNWLKHTIAVKDVSTNLGVSFTYQPVTLTTWKPVERKY
- a CDS encoding succinate dehydrogenase yields the protein MTLAEGRRDPEELPNRPGFWRSSLNPWTVRTRDNPERVAFVLHRVTGFIILAFLLAHIIETDSPVWSQYFPYSGLSGWALWNHIMAIESGLAFRIGEFIVAGAVLFHAPNGVRLLLAEFFGVGVGRPGDPRPPYVPGTFRAAQRQWLYAVFVVWIVLWLIAGVIIFS
- the gcvH gene encoding glycine cleavage system protein GcvH; translation: MARYMMSLGKVTFLVDDSLLYTQSDEWIKVEGSSIRVGITDYAQRQLKDIVGVDLPKVGQEVKEGMDLAVLESVKATAEVYSPVTGTVKDVNEQLLDRPELINKEPYDGGWIAVIEVKGILDKSKFLDHSSYVESLKLRAK